One window from the genome of Nicotiana tomentosiformis chromosome 5, ASM39032v3, whole genome shotgun sequence encodes:
- the LOC104116833 gene encoding uncharacterized protein — translation MEVENFGFAKFFESCSALEHLIFNYSYNEMALDEPDEVATRLPFEVNSVKRFYLPHIILERSHKFARALCLIRSFLHLEYLEIEVGNEYDITALECLEMERFSDVTFNHLREVKIKCFRGTTPEMQLIKLLFAKSPLLLRMLIDTWQYNIVFCCAVI, via the exons ATGGAGGTAGAGAATTTTGGTTTTGCTAAGTTTTTTGAGTCTTGCTCTGCTCTCGAGCACCTCATCTTCAACTACAGTTATAACGAG ATGGCTCTTGACGAACCAGATGAAGTAGCAACAAGGCTTCCCTTTGAGGTTAACTCTGTCAAACGATTTTACCTGCCTCATATCATTCTGGAGAGATCACATAAGTTCGCGCGTGCTCTCTGCTTGATAAGAAGCTTCCTACATTTAGAATATCTCGAAATTGAG GTTGGCAATGAATATGATATTACTGCTCTAGAATGTCTCGAAATGGAACGTTTCTCAGATGTGACATTTAATCATCTCAGGGAAGTTAAGATAAAATGCTTTAGGGGAACAACGCCTGAGATGCAACTTATCAAGCTTTTATTTGCCAAGTCCCCACTGTTGCTGAGAATGCTAATTGATACATGGCAGTATAACATTGTGTTTTGTTGTGCCGTAATATAA